One window of Quercus robur chromosome 5, dhQueRobu3.1, whole genome shotgun sequence genomic DNA carries:
- the LOC126725871 gene encoding uncharacterized mitochondrial protein AtMg00310-like: protein MLFADDSIVFCRAIREECDRVLKVLKDYEGDSGQKLNKEKTSLYFSKNTSREIKEYVKEKFGAKVVQHPEKYLGLPPLVGRGKRKAFNRIKDQVGRKIACWKGKFLSHAGKEILIKAVAQATPTYTMSCFKLPNTLCKELNSLMGNFWWSQKDKERKMAWISWERLCTPKAEGGMGFRDLKAFNLALLAKQWWRMQQNPDSLVHRVLKEKYFPNSVASEAELGSRPSYAWRSIWASKKVVDRGSR, encoded by the coding sequence ATGTTGTTTGCCGACGATAGCATAGTGTTTTGTAGAGCCATAAGGGAGGAATGTGATAGGGTGTTAAAAGTGCTTAAGGATTATGAAGGGGATTCGGGACAAAAACTCAATAAGGAAAAAACCTCTCTCTATTTCAGCAAGAACACTAGTAGGGAGATAAAGGAATATGTGAAGGAGAAGTTTGGGGCTAAAGTTGTTCAGCATCCTGAGAAGTACTTGGGGTTGCCACCACTTGTGGGGAGGGGAAAAAGAAAGGCTTTCAATCGAATCAAGGACCAAGTAGGGAGGAAAATAGCTTGTTGGAAGGGTAAGTTTCTTTCTCATGCCGGAAAGGAAATCCTCATTAAGGCCGTTGCTCAAGCAACGCCAACATATACGATGAGTTGTTTCAAACTCCCGAATACGTTGTGCAAAGAGCTGAACTCCCTAATGGGAAACTTTTGGTGGAGCCAAAAAGATAAGGAAAGGAAAATGGCTTGGATCTCATGGGAGAGGTTGTGCACTCCAAAGGCGGAGGGTGGTATGGGATTTAGGGACTTAAAAGCTTTCAATTTGGCACTACTTGCTAAACAATGGTGGAGAATGCAGCAAAATCCTGATTCTCTTGTCCATAGAGTGctcaaggaaaaatatttcccaaaTAGTGTGGCTAGTGAGGCGGAGTTGGGAAGTAGACCTTCCTATGCATGGAGAAGCATATGGGCATCGAAGAAAGTGGTTGATAGGGGGTCTAGATGA